In Chlamydiota bacterium, the DNA window GCAGTAACGATTGGTACGTGGGACCTAATGTTTCGGTGGCAGGCTTTGGTATTTACGACGCAACGAGGGGAAGCAGCGCCTTACAGATTGATCTGGCCGGAAATATTGGGATTGGGACGACGAGTCCAGGGGCAAAGTTGGATGTCAATGGCACAGTGAAGGCTACGTCCTTTGTAGGAGATGGTTCAGGATTGACAGGCATCAGCAGCTATTGGACGCAAAGCGGCAATGATATTTATTACAATTCTGGCAATGTGGGGATTGGGACTCCGGGTCCGGGCTATACGCTGACAGTGGCAGGGACAAGTTATGCGGAGAATTATTACCTTGAAAATACCTCTGGAGCGAGTGGGGGTGTCATGAGGTTGGATGGGAACGCAGACTATTTGCATTTATGGAGCAATGTAAATACGGGCGTGCGCATCGGTAACGATGTTGAAGGGACCTTTGCTCAATTTAGCCCAGCAGAAGACACGAGTTATATTCTTGGGAATGTGGGGATTGGGACGACCAGTCCATCAACGAATCTGGACATTGTGAGGGACAGTGGACAAACAGGCCTTAGGCTGCGAAGCAATTCAGACAGTGGGGCAATTTTAACTTTTGAACGCTATACAAAGGATCAACAATACTTCTTCATTGAGACAGGGGCCGCTGGCAATGATGCCCTGTCCATCCACCGTGATGTATCCCCTTATGCAGATCTTGTTGTTGGCAGTAATGGGTATGTGGGGATAGGGACGACCAGTCCATCAGCAAAATTGCATGTGAATGGCGATGTGAATATCGGAGGTGAACTTGCCTTTCCTGATCCAAGTTTAAGTGATCATGGGGATTCTAATACTCAAGGCACGATTGCATGGTATCTTTCTCAGATGTCTTCAAGTGGGGGCACTATTTTTCTTCAGCCCGGTGAATACACGATCAATCGCTCTCTGGAACTTCATTCTAAAATCACCATCAGGGGTTCTGGATCGAATTCAGTCATTGTGGCGGGGGACAGTCTCACGAGCGACATGATCAGGAACGAAAACGCGACAACAGAGACGTCTGGAACGACTGTGAACAATGTTCTTCTTGAGAACTTTTCCATACGAGGAAGCACAAGCGTGGACATTTGTGGCATTTTGTTCAACGCAGACGATAGCGATAGATGTAAAAATATAACCATTCGGGGAGTCAAAGTAACTTCCTGCGGCAATCACGGTATTCACCCCAAAGGCATTGACGGTTTAATCATCAGTGACGTTTTTTTGGATGGCAATGGGGATTTGCCATCCACAGAGCATAACATTTATCTGAGAAGAGTGGACAACGCTGTTATTACGAATGTGGTTTCAAGCAATGCAGCCGGGAATGGATTTAATGCCCATGATGTGGAAGGGGTGTGTCTGAGCAATGTGGTCGCAAGATCCAACGGAAGAAGAGGAATTCGTTTTGCGAATTCTAAGAGTATTACCATTAACTCATGTTCGGTCATTGAAAACGGTACAGATGCCAGTGCTTCAGGGAATGAGAGGGCGGGGATCATACTTGTGAATGACGGTAGTGATAATGAAGATGTCACCATCACAGGTTGTGTCATCAAGCAAAATGGGACTTATGGCATTGAATTGGCAGGTGTTGACAGGATTTCAATCAATGGATGTTCG includes these proteins:
- a CDS encoding right-handed parallel beta-helix repeat-containing protein — translated: MFIKISRLWVIFSCIACASALGDLPQKLNYQGKLTDLSGIGVEDGSYAMKFALYDGETSGTLLWEEEWSSDVATEKVKVTDSVFNVLLGSFVSLEGIDFDKTYWLQISIYHIDTSSWETFSPRGELASVPYALSAAKVVEGSIDNTSLAANAVTEDKILDEAITDDKIATSGISAEKITSGLIDTSHINWASPGDIGSTMPSNGYFETLNVNGTVTATAFIGDGSGLTGLTEESCYWTQSGSDIYYNSGNVGIGTTAPGADLTVNGNTFLLGGEVIDGVYDPEDRVIEVQAYDGAAYINLKGKNGNFVLASTDYGEGSNGFYSSQWPMVFYTAGSADSQSQERMRITNEGYVGIGTTNPGSLLDLSHSSGQSKITMRSEADAGAVIAFERYGSDGNFFFIETGAANNDNMAIHRGSSPYADFVVSGNGYVGIGTTSPSKPLTINAGTNDALFLLSDSSNDWYVGPNVSVAGFGIYDATRGSSALQIDLAGNIGIGTTSPGAKLDVNGTVKATSFVGDGSGLTGISSYWTQSGNDIYYNSGNVGIGTPGPGYTLTVAGTSYAENYYLENTSGASGGVMRLDGNADYLHLWSNVNTGVRIGNDVEGTFAQFSPAEDTSYILGNVGIGTTSPSTNLDIVRDSGQTGLRLRSNSDSGAILTFERYTKDQQYFFIETGAAGNDALSIHRDVSPYADLVVGSNGYVGIGTTSPSAKLHVNGDVNIGGELAFPDPSLSDHGDSNTQGTIAWYLSQMSSSGGTIFLQPGEYTINRSLELHSKITIRGSGSNSVIVAGDSLTSDMIRNENATTETSGTTVNNVLLENFSIRGSTSVDICGILFNADDSDRCKNITIRGVKVTSCGNHGIHPKGIDGLIISDVFLDGNGDLPSTEHNIYLRRVDNAVITNVVSSNAAGNGFNAHDVEGVCLSNVVARSNGRRGIRFANSKSITINSCSVIENGTDASASGNERAGIILVNDGSDNEDVTITGCVIKQNGTYGIELAGVDRISINGCSIYNNGGYGIHRTGSSEEVIVGNNILDNDAGATNSAESFDLYTGFNNTE